From a single Elusimicrobiota bacterium genomic region:
- a CDS encoding CDP-alcohol phosphatidyltransferase family protein, with translation MNIKKKLKREWIPTMLTLGNLGFGFMVIWLALTKRDMFFEDSARFFTILGALLFVACCCDFLDGFVARKMHVSSALGLELDSLADLVSFGVAPVIVFYVCLFDDRPSFFSFGACLAYLLSGAFRLARFNQSAGQASKPGAYFDGLPITGASLMWVALLLFLGQGLGNSIFEGHETGLRRAMIFLFAALGFLMVSHFPYRSLKAPVKKSSHFKRNAIFLALLAALVMIRFGPAAMLIAIPVLYIFGTPVAAYWKKVHNKEPLLNQRPL, from the coding sequence ATGAACATTAAAAAGAAATTAAAACGCGAGTGGATCCCGACCATGCTGACGTTGGGCAACTTGGGTTTTGGTTTTATGGTCATTTGGCTGGCCCTGACCAAACGGGACATGTTTTTTGAGGATTCGGCGCGCTTTTTTACAATCTTAGGGGCGTTGCTTTTCGTGGCCTGCTGCTGCGATTTCTTGGATGGTTTTGTGGCGAGGAAAATGCATGTCAGTTCCGCCCTCGGTCTTGAGCTTGATTCCCTGGCTGATTTAGTCAGTTTCGGCGTGGCTCCGGTCATTGTTTTTTACGTATGTTTATTTGATGATCGCCCCAGTTTCTTCAGTTTCGGGGCGTGCCTCGCCTATCTTCTGTCCGGGGCTTTCCGCCTGGCTCGCTTCAATCAAAGCGCCGGTCAAGCGTCGAAACCCGGCGCGTATTTCGACGGCCTGCCGATTACCGGGGCTTCCTTGATGTGGGTGGCCCTGCTGCTGTTTCTAGGCCAGGGACTGGGCAATTCCATCTTTGAGGGCCATGAAACAGGACTGCGCCGGGCCATGATTTTTCTCTTCGCCGCGCTGGGCTTCCTGATGGTTTCGCACTTTCCCTACCGCAGCCTCAAGGCTCCCGTCAAAAAATCATCCCACTTTAAGCGCAATGCGATTTTTTTGGCCCTGCTTGCGGCGCTTGTGATGATCCGCTTCGGGCCTGCGGCCATGCTGATCGCCATCCCCGTGTTGTACATTTTTGGAACCCCGGTGGCCGCCTACTGGAAAAAAGTGCACAATAAAGAGCCTCTACTGAACCAACGGCCTCTTTAA